In Tsukamurella tyrosinosolvens, the genomic window AACGAGATGATCGGCCGGCTGATCTTCGCCATGGGCGGCCGCGCCGCGGAGGAGCTGGTCTTCGCCGAGCCCACCACGGGCGCGTCGAGCGACATCGACCAGGCCACGAAGATCGCCCGCGCGATGGTCACCGAGTACGGCATGAGCGCGCGCCTCGGCGCCGTGAAGTACGGGCAGGATGAGGGCGACCCGTTCATGGGCCGCGGATTCGGCAGCGGGGCGCAGTACTCCGACGCCGTGGCCGCGCAGATCGACGAGGAGGTGCGCTCGCTCATCGAGGCCGCGCACACCGAGGCGTGGGCCATCCTCACCGAGTACCGCGACGTCCTCGACGTCCTCGCCGGTGAGCTGCTGGAGAAGGAGACGCTGGTCCGCAAGGATCTCGAGCGGATCTTCGAGTCCGTCGAGAAGCGGCCCCTGATCACCCAGTTCGACGACTTCGGCGGCCGCGTCCCGTCGACCAAGCCGCCGATCAAGACTCCCAAGGAGATCGCGATCGAGAAGGGCGAGCCCTGGCCGCCCGTCGACGAGGAGGCCGAGCGCCGCAAGGCCGAGCAGGAGAAGGCCGCGGCCCTCGCCGCCGCCCAGCCCGCGCAGAACGGCCACGGTGGGCAGAACGGCCAGTGGGGTGTGCCCGCGCCGACCGGACAGCCCTGGCCCACGCCGGGCGCACCGTCGGGCTACGGCCAGCAGGGCCAGCCCCAGCCCGCCTACGGCCAGCCCGGCTACCAGTGGGGCGGGCAGCAGGCCTACCCCGGCCCGCAGTACCCGGCCCCCGGGTCCTACGGCGGCCAGCCGCAGGGCCAGTACGGCCAGCAGCCGCCGCAGCAGGGCAGCCGCCCCGACTACGGCGCGCCCGCGGGTTGGTCGGCGCCCGGGTGGCCCCCGCAGGGTCAGCCGCCGCAGGGCCAGCAGCCCCAGGGGCAGGCCCCGGGCGAGGACGGTCGGCAGGGCGGGGAGCAGTCCGGCCCGGACCGATCGAGCGAGAGCTGATGGGCAAGGACAGCGGGGCCGCAGTGGCCCCGTTCGATCACGAGCGCGCCGCCGCCGCGGTCCGTGAACTGTTGATCGCCGTCGGCGAGGACCCGGACCGCGAGGGCCTGCAGAAGACCCCCGAGCGGGTCGCGAAGGCCTTCGCGGAGATGTTCGGTGGGCTGCACACGGACCCGGACGACGTGCTGAACACCACGTTCGGCGAGGACCACGACGAGCTGGTGCTGGTCAAGGACATCCCCATGTACTCGACGTGCGAGCACCACCTCGTCTCCTTCCACGGCGTCGCGCACGTGGGCTACCTGCCCGGCACGAGCGGCCGGGTCACGGGCCTGAGCAAGCTGGCCCGCGTCGTGGACCTCTACGCCAAGCGGCCGCAGGTGCAGGAGCGGCTCACCGCGCAGATCGCCGACGCGCTGGTCCGCAAGCTCGACCCCCGCG contains:
- the folE gene encoding GTP cyclohydrolase I FolE, translating into MGKDSGAAVAPFDHERAAAAVRELLIAVGEDPDREGLQKTPERVAKAFAEMFGGLHTDPDDVLNTTFGEDHDELVLVKDIPMYSTCEHHLVSFHGVAHVGYLPGTSGRVTGLSKLARVVDLYAKRPQVQERLTAQIADALVRKLDPRGVIVVIEAEHLCMAMRGIRKPGASTTTSAVRGAFKDSATSRAEALELILRR